The segment TTCAACCAATAAACCATAAAGCGTTTAATGAGTATTAAATGTCGTATCTTCTGCATACCAAGATAGAAAAGCCCAGAGAAATATAACCAAGATGAAAAAGGAgttgaaacaaaaatagaaaagccCAGAAAAATATAACCAAATCGGGTTCCCTGGATTTGAAGCAAGATATCTCAACCTCTTGAAATATGggttctttctctctcttcaatCTCTCACAACTAAGAACTAACAAAAGTGAaaacccaacaaaaaaaaaagaaacactgAGTCATCACCTAGCATACTCCTTCCATTTTCATTAGCTACAGAGATATCTTTCTTTAGACTTACGAAAACATTTTCAAAACGCGAACtcttcaataaataaaaagacGAACATGGAAGAATTCCTGAAAACAGTGGAAGCAGAAACGTgtaaatagaaatattaccgAATATTATTACCCAGGAAGATGGTAAGAGTGAAATGAGTCTGGGAAAACACACGTGTCcattaaattaagaaaagtgaaaataaaagagaaaagggTTGGATTGGGAAGAAATGGTAGAGGTCGATGACCAAATAAAAAGATGACGTGCAAGGTAGAAAATAGAATTGAAAGAATGGTCAAAAGACTTCCCAGTCATCCTCTCAATTTTGTGAGAACTTAAATACCTATTgtcttattaaaactttttattaaaatataaaattattatttaataaaaaatttaaaaaattaaaattttatttcattctttttttaatttaaaacattaataatttttccatttaagatttaaaaagttattttttctttaaaaattttttttttttcaatcaccTTTTATATTTCAATCGATAACTAATCTTTTTCATCCATCTTCCCGTTTTGATCTCTCGAGGGATATTATCCACAATCAAAGAAgcagataaaaatgatttatctttatctcttcaaacaaataaaaacaattcattttcattcatccaGACAACACTCAAATGAAGAAACCATCCAAACAAAGATAAGTTCATTCAAACATCATTTAGACAGATAAAGatgaattatttttgtttgtttgtttctttaGCCACCAACGGTGCCTCGTAAATGATCGAAACGAAAAGATGGATAGAAATGATCGACTTTCGACCAAAACAAAGAAGGTGgttagaaaagaagaaaaaaaatctttaaaaaaaatatagttttttaaattttagatataaagaaattattaacttttttacactaaaagaataaataaaataaaattttaattttttagatatttttattaaataatgattttatttttaattctaataaataattttaataaaaaataaattttaaaattttaaaaacttaatgaaTAAAAGTTTCGAAGgtgagaatattttttaatctaaaagaaaagataaaatccTATGAGTTATATGAAAGGGAAAcggtaaattaaatataaaataattctttattttttttaaattgtacatTGCTCAACAGGAAGAAGGACAAAGGCGTGGTAAAGGATGCATTGCACTTTaaaactcttttatatttatttatttaaatataatcacAGCAACCTTGCGCCATATTCAACTCTCCAGGTATAACCACACAGCTACTTCCGACACTTTTCCATCCATTTTTTAGTTTGCCTTGGAAATTTTTCTAAGCATGAgctaatattaatcatattttaaatttaatagatctTCTAGAACTACAGTCTAATGAGATGTTGGCAAGTTTATTCTGACCTTTAATGAGGAATTCAACACACCTATCGTCTAGCGGCTGTGGGCTAATTAGATTTTACCAAGTCTTTAATGGGTGGAAAGGTGATCAAGAGGAAGTCCTCTGATAACGGAGAACTCTTATTGGTTAGTTCCCATTTCGGAAATTCATTGAAAGTTGTCATACAATAAGAGTTTCATGAAAAGAACACCAGTCAAGATTAATCATCCGCTTACATATTCAAGTGTTTTTAACAAGGATTCAAaatgttaaattcaaactaaactagtTCAAACATGATTATCTGTTTAGTCAAATCTGGAATGAACAAACAACTAATCATGTGAAAACTAACCATGTGAAAAGCCTATGATCTCATAATGGTTAGCTAATGAGAGGGAACCTAGGTCCCTCATAGTGTTTGTTGGGACAACATTGTGTGCTTACTAGCGGAGATGAGAGAGAATAATGTGAGGACTTGACAAACTCATATCAAATAACCATTGGGTGGGGACTTGGGTCCTTGATAGCATTGTCGAGGCAACATTATCAAGATATTTGCAATGTGATGCACATTTAGAGGACTTTGGATCCTCTCTTGGGAGCACCTTATTGAAGTCTTTGTTCGCGAAGAGGAGAGATCATCACATAAAATGCTTACAACCTTGTAACGTTTGACCGTTGGTTGGAGACCTAAGTCCCAGATCATGCTTTTAGGGTATTATTGTCCgttcatcaaatcaaaacattgATAATATTGGTTAGTCCTTCAATGACATTGTTGAAATATGCCTCCATGTTAGGGGCTATTGATTGTACCCTAATTGCTGGAGCAAGTTGGTTCTCAACGACTAATAAGAGTTGTTTTATAGGAGAAACACTATGAATAACTTCAATAGCTTGAACACTTAAAGTATTCTTTAATCTTCTTCCAAGAGAAGATAAGGGAATATGTTTGGATGAAATCAAAAAAGGCAAAATCGTATCAACCAGAAATTATGTGACCTTTTTTAATATGGGGGTGTCAACTCTGATACTCTTAAATGAGAAGATAAAGAttagaaatagaaatagaaacTCACATGTAGGGAGGAAATCACCTAAGCAAAAACAGTTTAGTCATATTAGCCCCATCCTTTATGCTGAAATCCTGCacttaaagttgaaaaaaaaacaaaaaagcaatGGAAATAATGGTGGTTCAccagaaaaaataaatctaatctTGGAGATGTATTCTTGTTTGAACATGAACATCTcacttttcatttttaaatcaATTGTGCTATTAAGGAAAGAAAACCAGCAAATCCTTCAGATGCAGACAGAAATACCGAAGACGTGGGTTCTATATTTTACAAGGCTAGACCCATATGTGTATATAAAGTTGATTTAACAGATAAAAAGAACAATTTCACAAATAAAGTCTTCAATGAGCTACCAAATAAATATTGTCAATATTCTTTGAAGCTGAATACCCTTACCCTAGATTTGATATATCAGCCCCAAGGCCTTGGCTCAAGCAATGACTAGATTACAGTGGGTCCTAGGCTATTAAACTTCAAGGTGAAGCAACAGAGCTTCCTAGTAACACAAATTCCTGGCCGATACTAAGCTTGAGGTTTGAGGAATCAAGATGTCTCTAGGGGAGCTACAAAATTCCGAGATATAAGTACCCTAATAGAGTCTGGCCTATGCTTCCAGGCTTTAGGCATGCTCCTAAACTTCAGCTTCGGATAATTTTAGCAGacagaaggaaaaaataaagtaaatttttataaaaacgcTAAACTGATaatactacaaaaaaaaaatgttgcgAATTCAACAGCAATTAGCTGTAAAAACAGAAGAAAGTAACAAAACAAGAGATGTACCTGTTTCAGCCAGATGAAGCCCAAATGCCAGTTAATTGGACTTTGTGAAGATGACAGCATAGCTCTAGATCACAAACTCTTGTCAAGAATAAGACAATCAGTGATGCCTGCAATTCTCCTGCAACCACCAAGCATTTCAACaccaaaacagaagaaaaatcaataaatactGAAATGATGATTCATCAGAAAGGCATATGGGAGATGCTGCAATATGACCTTGTAGTTGAAAAGAATGTAAGATCACAAATCACGCTGATCATCTGTTCCAATCTGCACTGGCCAAACATAAAGAAATAAGATCTGCAGCAAATGATTCGATTGAACTAAACAACTTATGAAAAACTTTACCAACAATAGCCTGAGAAATTTATCTATCATAAACAGACACAGCATCAAAAGTGATAAAAATCAAGGAGTTATTGAAATTGAGAATTAAATCTGCAACATGAGCAATTTCCAGGACAAAATATAATATCGATAGAAAACTCTGCATACGAATATGCCTGCAAAAGATAATACACtgaataaaaagataattttattaaaaatataaatgtatgtaCAAGAAGCATCATTATCTGATTTGTAAAAGCTACAGCCAGGATACAGAGTTGGCTAAGATATAATGCTAGGACATACTAACTTGCCCGTTGGAACAGCAGATCTTTACAGTCAAAGTTGCCAACTTAATACAGGAGcaaaatctaaaatctaaaaaaggATCACTCGAAAATCAACTTGTGGAGGAGTCTACAAAAGAATCTATGTAACCTTATTGTGGACTGGTGGCCAAATGGCCATCCACGAAACTGGTCATTTCTTGACAAAAGTGATTATGTTTGATTTGTCAATAGTATAATAAACAAGACTATACAAAATGCGCAACTTCAAACCATCATGTTTAAGTCTGAAAGGTCATCCATTGGAATTTCAAGGCCCATGAAGTCATGATCTTGTAATGCATCATCCTCAATGCTCAACCATGAACCAAGATCCTGGGCATGACCATCAGGACCGCCTAATACATCTAATGATATTTGTGACAAGTCAATAGGCTCAGAACCATCCGATACATCCAAGTTAAACTCATCTTTTACTTTGCCATTACTGTTGGTAGCCATTTCACTTGACTTTGACACAGATGCTGTTGGTTTGGGTTGCTCTGACATCTTTCCAAGAAGTCCATTTACAGAAACAGATAGTTGAGTAATTTTCTGCTTAGGCTTTGTTTTAGATTTCCTTTCCCCCTTAGCATTAGATAATGCTGGCCTTACCATTTTATTAGTTCCGTTTCTAGATAAAACTTCTCTGCTATGTCCTTTTCCATCTCTGTCTCTCTCACTTCTCTTTCCCTTCGTATTGCTTGATAGGGAACTTCCAGTGCCCGATGGAGCACTTGAGGTTCCAAAAGTACCAACCACATCATCAAGCAACAACTCCCTCTTCTTCACCCTGTTTGACCATGTATCTTCTTTACCAGTACTTTGATCAGATGAGCAATTTATTGGTGAAAGCATATCAGAACTATTTATATTCCGACCCAACTGTGATGTTGAAGGACTTGGCTGTGAGCCCATGGATGCTGCAGCAAAGAGCAAAAATAATGATCCAATCTGAATCATGGCACAAACAAAAAGAATGcagtaaaagagagaaaaaggcATGCCCAGAAAAGCCCACCAAgatatttgtcaaatttatcAAAGACTACAGGGgacaaaaatcattttttctttttagaagAAACCAAAGACTTGTTTTAGCCCTGaatttgaatatacatataTGCACTAAGAATGAAAGTAAATTTCAAGTATATTATCCAGGAGGGGCAATATAAAGTAACCTGCAACTCCAACTTCCCGGGAATGGCCAGAGGTATTGGCAAATAATTTCACAGATTCAGCATCTGTAGGAGTATTCATGTGACGTCCACCAATTAGGTGGGAATGCCCTGAAAGAAACATATCCTTAAATAACTGCTCATTGAAGCAGCTCTTACCCGTTTCTTCATATTTATGGCATCTGTCTAATGTTCGTTTTACAAATGCTATTGCAGCTTGCTTGGCCATTTTGTTACTGGAACTTTTACCACCAGTAGAATTAGGACTCCTACAAGTCtatcaaaccaaaaataaattaatcaatcataaaGAAATTACAGCAgctcaattaatattattgcaTAAGCAAGATAACCAGAGGACATATTAGGATTactgatttaatttaaataaagcacttcaaattacatataatgaggataaaaaaatataaaataatacaaaccagaaataggaaaaaaaatcattcaaacagCAAGTGTGGGTCAGTAATTATGCAGACATAACGGTGAAAGACACTAATTAGATTGAGGGAGACTGCAGAAGATTAGAGTCTTAGGATATTCTTCAGAAAATTCAGGGGTATCTCAAATCAATTATAGTTGGGACTTAAGGATTTGATATCTCATTCAACCTCAATCTATGCGTTTGTTCAAAATGAATATAGAtgctctttcttctttcttcatctcAAACTATAGACATCCttccaattaaaaaaatgtaatgacAGTATTGCCACCTTTGACTCCCTGTTAAGGTTGTGCAAACACTGGGTAATGAACTCTTTCCAGTATTGCCCTCTTTTAGCAGAAAGAAAAGTATAACTGTTTAGATCATCCTTACTTGAACATATCCAAACGTCCTTCCAGAATCTAACAGTAATCAATAAAATGCCTACTCTCTTCAGAGACAAGATTTTTGAAAGGTCCGGAATGCCTCAAATTAATCTTTCCTTACCCCTATTTATTTCTCAAATTCTTAACTCATCTAGTTAATCCTGAAACCTGAATTATCAAAACTCCAGAATAGCACATTTTAACTAAAAACTGCTCTGAAGACTATGCTAGATTGATGTGGGGGACCTATATTCCTAGTGAAAGGAATGTCCAACATCAATTTGGCACTGCAGCATCCTGATAATCCATTTGACCATAacaggaaaatgaaataaacaacTAATAATGCAAAAAGATATTGATCTTTAAGAGAAATTACCATATACTTCTCATATGCCATTACAACAAGTTTGTCAAGGGCACGTTGTTCAAACTCCCTATACAAAAAAGCAGAATACATGCTAATGTCGTAAGTACCAAATTTGAGCTAAAAGACAAAAGCGCACACATTATTCTCTGGAGAATAAGAAAAAGATGAATTCATTACTTCTCTTCAAGTTCTTTTGCTTCTGATGTAGACTTCAAGAGTTTATCAAGCAACACTTGCCTCTTGGATACCTATtgcatcaaaatcaaatcaagagATAAAATTCTCAAGAACAAAACTTATTTAATGGAAAGGAATATCCAAAATTACTATGTTGTGTCAAAAAGTTCAAATTTGTGGGATATCCCATGACAACCCAAAGAAGGGTGAAAATGaatattatacaaataagtGAAAAGCTAGATTTCACATAAAGGTGTTTTAAGGTTGCATACCTGTTCATGGTGCCtctttgctaatttttttatttcatcactGACTCCTACATCTTCTAATTGCACTATGTCAgactgagaaaaaaaaaggatgtaCAACTAGTTAAATATCTTcagataaaaatatgataaaacagCACAGAACAAAATGCTAAGCATATTCTCAGAACAAGATAACCCAAGAGCCAAAGCCAAATATCACAAACATAAAAGGTCCTGTAGGGGCAAAAAGATGAGGGGACACAAAGTGAAAATTCCACGGGAGCACATTATTCAGCAATTGAGAGATTGTGCTTGTGTTATGGAGGTTGTACAGATAGTTGGAATTAGATCTGGATTAAATGGCCACATTAAAGCAAAACTACTGAAGAGGAATTAAAAGACTTCTGGTAGAATAAACTTACCAGTGATTCTGGGAAAATACCAACACTTCTAGCCTCCAGAAGAAGTTTCTCATTCATCTGCATACTATCATATTGAAATTCTGAAAAGGTCATGCCAGGTATAAATGCTTGATCAGAAAGTGCAGCATTTAAGGACTGACGAAAGTTTGGGTTAATCCCGGATTTTGAAATTCCCAATGCATCAATTTCTGGCTCATcatcaatatttctttttccagttaTCCTATAACCATTCAAAATAGTATGCTCAGAAGACTGAAAGTTCAATAGGTGATTCAGAACACTAGGTTCCATCTCTCCATCTAGCTCAAAACCAACTCCATATGCATCAATTTGGAGGTCCTCATTCTCACTGTTATAATCTTCCTCTATAATTAAAGCAGCTATAAGCCTCTGGTAAAGTGGGATGGAATCATGATCTCTTGCACCTGGTACTAACTCTTCCATAAGGAGATCACCTCTCCCTGTTTCAAGCCCAACCTCTCTCTCCTGTTCTGCAAACCCATATCCATTAGGTATAGAAGTGCAACCACACGTTTCAGAAGGAAACACTTTTGGCGTTGGCGTGACAGATTCAAGATTTTCCTGAAAGATAGTAAAAATTAGAGACagaataatatgtattaatgaCAAAATATTCTAGGAAAAACAAACACTTGAGAGATTAAAATGCACACAAAAGTTGTAAGAAAATATGCAAGTGAATTCAACTTTAAACTACTTAACCCcccaaaaaaaaggaaattcaaaattacaatcAAAGGAAACATCACTCTGTAAGAACCAGTATTGAAAATTCATACCATAAAGAGCTTTGCCTGTTGCTTCAAGTAAGCAATTTCTCCATCAGATAGAAAACCAAAGAGTGGCTCCATCTGCCTCCAAAATGAGCTGGAAAGAGCATGTGCTGAAGTGAAAATTAAATCCATCAGTCCAACATGACAAGTGGTTACCAATAgaatgaacaaaaattttaaatgatatggtACCAGAATTAATAACAGCATTTGCAGCAGCCAGTAGCTCTTCATGACCATTGTCTGAACCaactatgaaaattttgaaccacaatggaaaaaaattaagcaactaCAATTAAATAGcaattcccaaaaaaaaaaaaaaaattcttcatgaATTTGAAGCACTACCAAGAAAATCAGCTCCTGTACTGGTCATTGGATGCTTTTGATGTTTATAAGCCTTGCGGTCAGACAATTTCCTAGTTTGGGGGCGACCTGCCTTGctgaaaaaatatttcaaaacgATGTAAGGTTTCCAACTCATAGGGAAGACaaatgtcaaaaagaaagaaaggtaAGGAGAACATGTTTAACCTTTCAGTCTTATCAAATCCAAGTCTGGCACTTCTATGCTGTTTTGCAGTCTCCACATTACCCAGCTTCCCAACCGTCATTGGCATGAGAGACCTTTTAGATGTAAAAAGCCGCCCTGTCCTCCCCTGCTTCTGTACACTCTCTCCAAGGTCTTCCCCAGAAACCAGCTTATTCTTTCTTGATGGCAGAACTAAAGTGGAGATCTTTTCAACATTCTGCCCAGCTTTCTCATCTACCTCATCAGACTTTCTGTCTTTGTCTTTAGGTTTAATTTCAGCAGCCCCCGACTCTTCACTTTCAGATAATGCTGATGAAGACAAGATATCGCCTTTCAATTTAACTTGCTGAGGAGAGCTGCCAGACAAGCGTTTAACAAATCCCATTCCAATTTCATTACCTGCTACATCAGATGAAGCATCCAAAGGAGTTCTATCATTATTAGAAACAATAGGAACCAAATTTGTCCTTCTTGCTGTACGGGAATTCTTCTGTGGCCTCTGGCCAGCCCAATGAGCAACTGGTGATGAAGATCGAGCTGATGCTGTGCGCTTGCGATTGTTAATGCCAACAGCTGCATGTGGCTTGTTTGTACAATGAGAAAGTTCCCAGTAATTAGAAGCAGTTGCTCTATGGAAACCAGGAGACAGCTTGGGTGGTGCAGCAACTGAAACTGATCGTGAAGCTCGAACGGATGCATTCATTTTGGTGTTTGAAGTAGGACCGGCTGAATTAAATTCATCCCGAGCATTTATCCTAAGCATTATATAAACACTTATAATGTAAATAAACACagtatataataaaacataaaaaaagagtAGGAATAAGATGGCagaatatacatttaaaaataaaatgagcaCAAGACTCCCATAGACAAGGAGAAAATACTGCAATTATGATGATAGATAAAAGATATGATAAGTACACAATGCATACTTATTGACGGCTCTGAGATTCACCCTTTCCTTATCTGAACCTATAGAACGATCTCTCCTATCACTGAGAATGGAGTTGTTATCCAGTTCAGTTCTAGGGATGGATGCACGCACACCCAAGCCAGTCTGTTGTGATATACCATCTGTTTTTCCAACTCCAACAGCTCCATTAGCAACTCCTGGCCTAGATTAAGAAGCATATTAATATCATTTCAGAAAAGGAGGAGGTTGAAAGGGTATTTATTGATGGGGAAAAGCAAACTGAAGAGAGAGTAAAAATTACAATGAAATGAGGTAGCAAAACACCCTAACTCATAAATTCGGAAATAAATAATTGCTTTTGAACATGATTAGAAAGAAAGTTTGCCCCCTTCATATTTTGTCACCAAAAATCTTTTCGTAAGTTCATATCCACAGTTTTTGATACAAATTTAGGGAACTAATAGTTGCAAGATGTTAATGAATACAACAACTAGGCTTGCAACACCAAATTGATTAAGTTATTCATTAAAGCAATCCCTGATGTCAAGCACTTTTATCATTTAAGAATGCATGCTACTCAAAATATGCAATCAGGTGGGTAGTGTATGTGAGAGGAATACTGGAAGCCTCCGCAGAACATAAGGTCAGTTGATAACTATAAATTTCAGAAGATCCTAATTATTCACTTAAATTCGGTAAGTTCACCTTCATATACTTCTTTAATGCATGAAATTCAACATCTCAACCAATGCCATAAACAataaggcaaaaataaaaatcggTGCATTAATCTTAATGCCATATATTGAGATGCTTTTCCTAATTATTGCCTGGAGTCTAACCTGTATAGCAGTAATACAGAACAGGATGATAAAACTTaccataaaaaagataaatatagaAGTTTTTGATAATGTCTGCTTTAATGTCAGACATCCTTCTCTCCAATTCTTACCAAAACATCAATCAAGGACACTTTCAAAGGTGTACCAATTTATGCCTTATCTCTATCATAATTAAGAGCGAGCTTACAACAGAGTAAGAAACTCAGAACATAAAAGAGCTACACAAGCTGTGATAAGCATGAAACTCAAATTCTTGAAACTTGGCTCTAATTTAAGAGCCCAAACTTTcccacttaaaaaataatagatgaGAAAGGAATAGTGTAATTACAGCAAAACAACATTAGATCAAATATTGATGATGGACTAGAACCAAGAATTGTCATCTGTAATGATCCCGATCTCCAAGATATTCCCACCATGAGGCTTCAAATTCACAtcataatttctttaataaaacacattattcaaattattatcatcattattttcTATCAATACTTTAAAAGCTTCGGCTCATAATTAAAGTAACCAACATCAAACAAAGGCCGAGTTTTAACTAGTTTTCTCCTAGAAATCCCAAAAGGAGACATTTAATACATGCAACTATGCCAAGGCTTCAAACAGTCATGATCGGGCATATGCAtgaataatattactcattttaaaGAATATTGCACTGTCAGATGTCATACCTGAAACCATGTGAGTCATTTATCCTTGATCGAGCATCAATAACAGTTCTTTGCTGCATCCCCGGTTTAGGATCCCGATAGCCATCAGAAATTTTAGGCGACACAAAACTTTGAGATGCTTCTGGCTTTATTCCAGAAcgcttctttttcatttttgattttTCCCAACCATCAACGCCGGATAAAGTCCGATCCTCAGCCTGAACCCCACCACTATTTGCAATCCTTAGCATTTCCCTATCCCTATCTACAGAACCAGGTGGTCTAACAAGAGCATTACTCCGAACATCCATCTATAAT is part of the Mangifera indica cultivar Alphonso chromosome 13, CATAS_Mindica_2.1, whole genome shotgun sequence genome and harbors:
- the LOC123194538 gene encoding uncharacterized protein LOC123194538 isoform X2; its protein translation is MAMSGKFDLFSGSPDRPLYSTGQRGSHLDAQLDRSGSFRESMENPILASLPNMSRGSSSVTQGDVSSFFQCLRFDPKDVVADHKSNRQGNFRQHMNSALGVSVDDSPNGLSKGRPLPCPVPEEIKRAKAGLRENSVKARERMKLFSEALSVFNKCFPSIPSKKRSRSESFANDQRSALLSSERSVLGSNLSKMGIHSHAIPSGFELEQQKSEERTKIAVPNKRTRTSMVDVSGMDVRSNALVRPPGSVDRDREMLRIANSGGVQAEDRTLSGVDGWEKSKMKKKRSGIKPEASQSFVSPKISDGYRDPKPGMQQRTVIDARSRINDSHGFRPGVANGAVGVGKTDGISQQTGLGVRASIPRTELDNNSILSDRRDRSIGSDKERVNLRAVNKINARDEFNSAGPTSNTKMNASVRASRSVSVAAPPKLSPGFHRATASNYWELSHCTNKPHAAVGINNRKRTASARSSSPVAHWAGQRPQKNSRTARRTNLVPIVSNNDRTPLDASSDVAALSESEESGAAEIKPKDKDRKSDEVDEKAGQNVEKISTLVLPSRKNKLVSGEDLGESVQKQGRTGRLFTSKRSLMPMTVGKLGNVETAKQHRSARLGFDKTESKAGRPQTRKLSDRKAYKHQKHPMTSTGADFLVGSDNGHEELLAAANAVINSAHALSSSFWRQMEPLFGFLSDGEIAYLKQQAKLFMENLESVTPTPKVFPSETCGCTSIPNGYGFAEQEREVGLETGRGDLLMEELVPGARDHDSIPLYQRLIAALIIEEDYNSENEDLQIDAYGVGFELDGEMEPSVLNHLLNFQSSEHTILNGYRITGKRNIDDEPEIDALGISKSGINPNFRQSLNAALSDQAFIPGMTFSEFQYDSMQMNEKLLLEARSVGIFPESLSDIVQLEDVGVSDEIKKLAKRHHEQVSKRQVLLDKLLKSTSEAKELEEKEFEQRALDKLVVMAYEKYMTCRSPNSTGGKSSSNKMAKQAAIAFVKRTLDRCHKYEETGKSCFNEQLFKDMFLSGHSHLIGGRHMNTPTDAESVKLFANTSGHSREVGVAASMGSQPSPSTSQLGRNINSSDMLSPINCSSDQSTGKEDTWSNRVKKRELLLDDVVGTFGTSSAPSGTGSSLSSNTKGKRSERDRDGKGHSREVLSRNGTNKMVRPALSNAKGERKSKTKPKQKITQLSVSVNGLLGKMSEQPKPTASVSKSSEMATNSNGKVKDEFNLDVSDGSEPIDLSQISLDVLGGPDGHAQDLGSWLSIEDDALQDHDFMGLEIPMDDLSDLNMMV
- the LOC123194538 gene encoding uncharacterized protein LOC123194538 isoform X1, which gives rise to MAMSGKFDLFSGSPDRPLYSTGQRGSHLDAQLDRSGSFRESMENPILASLPNMSRGSSSVTQGDVSSFFQCLRFDPKDVVADHKSNRQGNFRQHMNSALGVSVDDSPNGLSKGRPLPCPVPEEIKRAKAGLRENSVKARERMKLFSEALSVFNKCFPSIPSKKRSRSESFANDQRSALLSSERSVLGSNLSKMGIHSHAIPSGFELEQQKSEERTKIAVPNKRTRTSMVDVSGMDVRSNALVRPPGSVDRDREMLRIANSGGVQAEDRTLSGVDGWEKSKMKKKRSGIKPEASQSFVSPKISDGYRDPKPGMQQRTVIDARSRINDSHGFRPGVANGAVGVGKTDGISQQTGLGVRASIPRTELDNNSILSDRRDRSIGSDKERVNLRAVNKINARDEFNSAGPTSNTKMNASVRASRSVSVAAPPKLSPGFHRATASNYWELSHCTNKPHAAVGINNRKRTASARSSSPVAHWAGQRPQKNSRTARRTNLVPIVSNNDRTPLDASSDVAGNEIGMGFVKRLSGSSPQQVKLKGDILSSSALSESEESGAAEIKPKDKDRKSDEVDEKAGQNVEKISTLVLPSRKNKLVSGEDLGESVQKQGRTGRLFTSKRSLMPMTVGKLGNVETAKQHRSARLGFDKTESKAGRPQTRKLSDRKAYKHQKHPMTSTGADFLVGSDNGHEELLAAANAVINSAHALSSSFWRQMEPLFGFLSDGEIAYLKQQAKLFMENLESVTPTPKVFPSETCGCTSIPNGYGFAEQEREVGLETGRGDLLMEELVPGARDHDSIPLYQRLIAALIIEEDYNSENEDLQIDAYGVGFELDGEMEPSVLNHLLNFQSSEHTILNGYRITGKRNIDDEPEIDALGISKSGINPNFRQSLNAALSDQAFIPGMTFSEFQYDSMQMNEKLLLEARSVGIFPESLSDIVQLEDVGVSDEIKKLAKRHHEQVSKRQVLLDKLLKSTSEAKELEEKEFEQRALDKLVVMAYEKYMTCRSPNSTGGKSSSNKMAKQAAIAFVKRTLDRCHKYEETGKSCFNEQLFKDMFLSGHSHLIGGRHMNTPTDAESVKLFANTSGHSREVGVAASMGSQPSPSTSQLGRNINSSDMLSPINCSSDQSTGKEDTWSNRVKKRELLLDDVVGTFGTSSAPSGTGSSLSSNTKGKRSERDRDGKGHSREVLSRNGTNKMVRPALSNAKGERKSKTKPKQKITQLSVSVNGLLGKMSEQPKPTASVSKSSEMATNSNGKVKDEFNLDVSDGSEPIDLSQISLDVLGGPDGHAQDLGSWLSIEDDALQDHDFMGLEIPMDDLSDLNMMV